The Xiphophorus maculatus strain JP 163 A chromosome 21, X_maculatus-5.0-male, whole genome shotgun sequence genome window below encodes:
- the LOC111606151 gene encoding E3 ubiquitin-protein ligase DTX3L-like gives MGSNHSSDKLHCNRYLKGQGPQSLAQRVNDGMSWRITSSDFYQPEGKMNLEILHKKMSGFPDANTLKITYIFPKGIQTEKHPHPGQPYAQRQVCTYLPENHEGRTVVTLLEKAFNQQLLFTIATNESGEDVITPASVPLKIQHEEEEGIIDGYPDANYLKTLSKVLRSKGIK, from the exons ATGGGTTCCAATCACAGCAGTGACAAACTACATTGTAATCGCTACCTGAAAGGACAGGGTCCTCAATCACTGGCACAACGAG taaatgacGGGATGAGTTGGAGGATCACATCATCAGATTTTTATCAACCTGAAGGCAAAATGAATTTGGAGATTCTCCACAAAAAAATGTCAGGTTTCCCTGATGCCAACACACTGAAGATCACTTATATTTTTCCTAAAGGCATACAGACA GAGAAACACCCCCACCCTGGCCAGCCATATGCACAGAGACAGGTGTGTACGTACCTCCCTGAAAACCATGAGGGGCGGACTGTGGTCACTTTGCTGGAGAAGGCCTTCAACCAGCAGCTTTTGTTTACCATTGCTACCAATGAAAGTGGAGAAGATGTTATCACACCAGCCTCTGTTCCActaaaaatacaacatgaagaagaagaaggcatAAT TGATGGCTACCCTGATGCAAACTACCTGAAGACATTGAGTAAAGTACTAAGAAGTAAAGGCATCAAGTAA